One window of Candidatus Babeliales bacterium genomic DNA carries:
- the mreC gene encoding rod shape-determining protein MreC: MQKNKVIVVIVFVIISFFIFRHCVNVGASVVGTISSSVLYPLLRIQQLIVVPIAGWFDRRTTVAGLEGHVQRLQEENEKLFAENIALKAMHDYAQETSELRNFNKRYTLRNGYIAQILARHFSSSYQFFLVDAGSCQGIKKDMVALYCNNIVGRVAEVYPWYCKVCLITDADCKVASSVAKTPADTLTKKGLTAIALAKVGASGIHEGVNDTTRTIMRYVSHLESVDVGDAVLSSGEGLVFPKGFALGKVVAADKGELFYTITIKPILDFNTLRYCTLISKEDVA, encoded by the coding sequence GTGCAAAAGAATAAAGTAATTGTGGTCATTGTTTTTGTCATCATATCATTTTTTATTTTTCGGCATTGTGTGAATGTTGGCGCCTCCGTAGTGGGAACAATTTCATCATCCGTTTTATATCCACTGTTACGTATTCAACAGTTGATTGTTGTTCCAATTGCAGGGTGGTTTGACCGTCGGACAACAGTAGCAGGTCTTGAAGGGCATGTTCAGCGTTTGCAGGAGGAAAATGAAAAACTTTTTGCTGAAAATATCGCATTAAAAGCTATGCATGATTATGCGCAAGAAACGAGTGAATTACGTAATTTTAATAAAAGATATACATTGCGTAATGGTTATATCGCACAAATATTAGCACGTCATTTTTCATCAAGTTATCAGTTCTTTCTTGTTGATGCTGGCAGTTGCCAAGGTATAAAAAAAGATATGGTAGCGCTTTATTGCAATAATATTGTCGGAAGAGTTGCTGAAGTATATCCATGGTACTGCAAAGTGTGCCTGATTACCGATGCTGATTGTAAAGTTGCTTCCTCCGTCGCTAAAACTCCGGCGGACACGTTAACAAAGAAGGGCTTGACCGCCATAGCTTTAGCGAAGGTGGGTGCAAGCGGAATTCATGAAGGCGTTAATGATACAACACGCACAATAATGCGCTATGTGAGTCATTTGGAGTCAGTTGATGTTGGGGATGCAGTACTTTCTAGTGGTGAAGGTCTTGTTTTCCCCAAAGGTTTTGCGTTGGGTAAGGTAGTTGCGGCAGATAAAGGTGAATTATTTTATACAATTACTATTAAGCCAATATTAGACTTCAACACATTACGTTATTGTACGCTCATTTCCAAAGAAGATGTTGCATGA
- the hemW gene encoding radical SAM family heme chaperone HemW, with the protein MPYDISANTRSLYIHWPFCPYRCHYCPFIALASHDPFMERYHNALVKEIKDFGTHYTEKLPLDTIYFGGGTPSTYPDHLLLDMFGILREFFNFDEKTEITLEVNPGTVRFEQLALWKKLGINRISIGVQSLNDSVLQKLNRLQKAIDVYSLLDNAPKYFDNISVDVILGLPGVSATEWEELLAKIVTWNITHVSMYVLEVHDSTPLFFNVKSKKVMLPCDDDVVNGYHWSREFLASHGFTQYEVSSFARMGKESRHNTTYWERKPYRGFGLGACSFDGTTRLQNEKNLIKYLESIEQNKYEPIFTETITKDQIFAEKIMLGLRRIKGVCWEEINNDLSSEQKEKFKTTIDLLQEKKLITENNGRLQLTPAGLVVENEIITRLSL; encoded by the coding sequence ATGCCTTATGATATTTCGGCTAACACGCGGTCTTTGTACATCCATTGGCCGTTTTGTCCTTATCGTTGTCATTACTGCCCTTTTATTGCACTAGCATCGCACGATCCATTCATGGAACGATATCATAATGCTTTAGTCAAAGAAATTAAAGATTTTGGCACACATTACACAGAAAAATTACCTCTCGATACCATCTATTTTGGCGGGGGTACTCCCAGCACCTATCCTGATCATCTGCTACTTGACATGTTTGGTATACTAAGAGAGTTCTTCAACTTTGATGAAAAAACAGAAATAACGCTTGAGGTCAATCCAGGAACAGTACGATTTGAGCAATTAGCTTTATGGAAAAAATTGGGAATTAATCGCATCAGTATTGGCGTACAAAGCTTGAATGATTCAGTGTTACAAAAACTGAATCGCTTACAAAAAGCAATAGATGTTTATTCTTTGCTTGATAATGCACCCAAATATTTTGATAACATCTCTGTAGATGTCATTTTGGGACTACCGGGAGTGAGTGCAACTGAATGGGAAGAGTTGTTAGCAAAAATAGTTACATGGAACATCACGCATGTATCAATGTATGTTTTAGAAGTTCATGACAGCACTCCACTGTTTTTTAATGTTAAATCAAAAAAAGTTATGTTGCCATGCGATGATGATGTTGTTAACGGATACCATTGGTCACGTGAGTTCCTCGCTAGCCATGGTTTTACTCAATACGAAGTTTCCAGTTTTGCACGAATGGGAAAAGAATCGCGACATAATACCACCTATTGGGAACGCAAACCATATCGTGGCTTTGGACTTGGCGCATGTTCCTTTGATGGAACAACCCGCCTACAAAATGAAAAAAATCTTATTAAATATTTGGAAAGCATCGAACAAAATAAATATGAACCGATATTTACAGAAACAATCACCAAAGACCAAATATTTGCTGAAAAAATTATGCTCGGATTAAGAAGAATAAAGGGGGTTTGTTGGGAAGAAATTAATAATGATTTGAGTAGTGAACAAAAAGAGAAATTTAAAACAACAATCGATCTGTTGCAAGAAAAAAAATTAATTACCGAGAATAATGGACGGCTACAACTAACCCCCGCTGGATTAGTAGTAGAAAACGAGATTATAACAAGACTTTCTTTATAA
- a CDS encoding pyridoxamine 5'-phosphate oxidase family protein translates to MAKHVGVKLPEDLLAVLAKGQTVGILATFSEKGLPNTTPVQCIAAKGLESILLTIHKDHTGYHNMVWQKKVMICFLDEGNVAYSVLGRAGVVRAPSIVHPFMNVVRIDIIDIKSDRSVLTKVESGVRWSYTSSDAEELSNALMDEIKELSESL, encoded by the coding sequence ATGGCAAAACATGTTGGTGTAAAATTACCAGAAGATTTATTAGCAGTTTTAGCAAAGGGACAAACCGTAGGGATTCTTGCAACGTTCTCTGAAAAAGGTCTGCCCAATACAACTCCTGTTCAGTGTATTGCAGCAAAAGGGCTTGAAAGTATTTTACTCACCATTCACAAAGACCACACCGGATATCACAACATGGTGTGGCAAAAAAAAGTTATGATCTGCTTTTTAGATGAAGGCAATGTTGCTTACAGTGTTTTAGGCCGTGCAGGCGTTGTACGTGCACCATCAATCGTGCATCCTTTTATGAATGTTGTTCGCATTGATATTATTGATATTAAATCTGATAGATCAGTTCTAACTAAAGTAGAAAGTGGTGTACGATGGAGCTATACTTCATCTGACGCTGAAGAACTATCAAACGCTTTGATGGATGAAATAAAAGAACTCTCCGAAAGTCTTTAA